The following are encoded in a window of Nocardioides houyundeii genomic DNA:
- a CDS encoding heme oxygenase (biliverdin-producing) has translation MTVLDNAPAAPLSVAMREGSQAQHSAAESSTFISDLMGGRINEAGYVNYLRSLRAVYAALEETGRALAADPLVSRLHDPVLDRLSAIDADLAAWSTGAEAEQACEGRAAVEYAERIRWTLDHPVRYVAHHYTRYLGDLSGGQAIGRILDRDFARDGHGLALYRFESIPKIKTYKDVYRARLDGLDLAPAQQAEAVAEVQQAFSHNQSVFAELATHLDRFAR, from the coding sequence ATGACCGTCCTCGACAACGCCCCAGCGGCACCCCTGTCGGTCGCGATGCGCGAGGGATCGCAGGCCCAGCACAGCGCCGCGGAGAGCTCGACCTTCATCTCCGACCTGATGGGCGGGCGGATCAACGAGGCGGGGTACGTCAACTACCTCCGGTCGCTGCGCGCTGTCTACGCCGCGCTGGAGGAGACCGGACGCGCCCTGGCCGCCGACCCCCTCGTCAGCAGGCTCCACGACCCGGTGCTGGACCGGCTGAGTGCCATCGACGCCGACCTCGCCGCATGGTCCACCGGAGCCGAGGCAGAGCAGGCCTGCGAGGGCCGGGCGGCCGTCGAGTACGCCGAGCGCATCCGCTGGACGCTCGACCACCCGGTGCGCTACGTGGCCCACCACTACACCCGCTACCTGGGCGACCTCTCCGGCGGACAGGCCATCGGGCGCATCCTGGACCGGGACTTCGCCCGGGACGGCCACGGCCTGGCTCTGTACCGGTTCGAGTCGATCCCCAAGATCAAGACCTACAAGGACGTCTACCGCGCCCGTCTGGACGGGCTCGACCTGGCTCCCGCTCAGCAGGCCGAGGCGGTCGCGGAGGTGCAGCAGGCGTTCAGCCACAACCAGTCCGTGTTCGCCGAGCTCGCGACGCACCTGGACCGCTTCGCCCGCTGA
- the tpx gene encoding thiol peroxidase — protein sequence MATTALKGSPVHTVGELPAVGTSAPGWELVGAGLSQLTPADVEGTRVVLNIFPSVDTGVCAASVRKFNELAASLDNTTVVNVSKDLPFAQARFCGAEGIDQVKMGSAFRSSFGEDYGITLADGPMAGLLARAVVVVNPDGTVAYTQLVDEITTEPDYDAALAALS from the coding sequence ATGGCAACCACAGCACTCAAGGGATCCCCCGTCCACACCGTCGGCGAGCTGCCGGCCGTCGGCACCTCAGCACCTGGCTGGGAGCTGGTCGGCGCCGGCCTGTCCCAGCTGACCCCGGCCGATGTCGAGGGCACCCGCGTCGTCCTCAACATCTTCCCCAGCGTCGACACCGGCGTCTGCGCCGCCAGCGTGCGCAAGTTCAACGAGCTGGCCGCCAGCCTGGACAACACCACCGTGGTCAACGTCTCCAAGGACCTGCCGTTCGCCCAGGCGCGCTTCTGCGGCGCCGAGGGCATCGACCAGGTCAAGATGGGCTCGGCGTTCCGCTCCAGCTTCGGCGAGGACTACGGCATCACCCTGGCCGACGGGCCGATGGCCGGCCTGCTGGCCCGCGCGGTCGTCGTGGTGAACCCCGACGGGACCGTGGCCTACACCCAGCTCGTGGACGAGATCACCACCGAGCCGGACTACGACGCCGCCCTCGCCGCCCTGTCCTGA
- a CDS encoding phospho-sugar mutase, with product MTSDAETAPLLDRARTWAAQDPDQQTRAELEAIIAEVEAGSDPAELADRFRGTLEFGTAGLRGALGAGPNRMNRVVVIRAAAGLASYLRDQGAPSGAPVVIGYDARHNSDVFARDTAEVMSGAGFKALVLPRPLPTPLLAYVIRELGCVAGVMVTASHNPPQDNGYKVYLGDGSQIVPPADSDIAERIAAVGAVSDVPRGNGGTVVGEELVDRYLDTVADLLDDGPRELEIVYTPLHGVGGTSVVQVLETAGFSETHVVPEQEQPDPDFPTVAFPNPEEPGAMDLAIALAGRLHADIVVANDPDADRCAAAIEGPHGWRMLRGDEVGALLAQRLLAGGKQGVYATSIVSSSLLGKMAAKAGQPYQETLTGFKWIGRLEGLAYGYEEALGYCVDPEHVRDKDGVSALLLLCAVAAAAKAEGRTLADLLDDIAVEHGLHATDQLSVRFAELEQIAATMDRLRTSPPTTLGGLAVERVEDLALGSAELPPTDGLRYTLAEGARVIVRPSGTEPKLKCYLEVVIEVSPEDGVDAARIAAAGRLDALKNDVKLAAGL from the coding sequence ATGACGTCTGACGCCGAGACCGCCCCCCTCCTGGACCGAGCCCGCACCTGGGCGGCGCAGGATCCCGACCAGCAGACCCGGGCCGAGCTCGAGGCGATCATCGCCGAGGTCGAGGCGGGCAGCGACCCCGCCGAGCTGGCGGACCGGTTCCGCGGCACCCTGGAGTTCGGCACCGCGGGGCTCCGCGGCGCGCTGGGCGCCGGACCCAACCGGATGAACCGGGTCGTGGTGATCCGCGCCGCGGCCGGGCTGGCCTCCTACCTGCGTGATCAGGGTGCGCCCAGCGGCGCGCCGGTGGTGATCGGCTACGACGCACGGCACAACTCCGACGTCTTCGCCCGCGACACCGCCGAGGTGATGAGCGGCGCCGGCTTCAAGGCCCTGGTCCTGCCGCGCCCTCTGCCCACTCCCCTGCTGGCCTACGTGATCCGTGAGCTCGGCTGTGTGGCCGGGGTCATGGTCACCGCCAGCCACAACCCGCCGCAGGACAACGGCTACAAGGTCTACCTCGGCGACGGCAGCCAGATCGTGCCGCCCGCCGACAGCGACATCGCGGAGCGGATCGCCGCCGTCGGCGCCGTCTCCGACGTACCGCGCGGCAACGGCGGGACGGTCGTCGGCGAGGAGCTCGTCGACCGGTACCTCGACACCGTCGCCGACCTGCTGGACGACGGCCCCCGGGAGCTGGAGATCGTCTACACCCCGCTGCACGGCGTCGGCGGCACCTCGGTGGTGCAGGTGCTGGAGACCGCGGGCTTCTCCGAGACCCACGTGGTGCCCGAGCAGGAGCAGCCCGACCCCGACTTCCCCACCGTGGCCTTCCCCAACCCCGAGGAGCCCGGCGCCATGGACCTCGCCATCGCCCTCGCCGGCCGGCTGCACGCCGACATCGTGGTGGCCAACGACCCGGACGCCGACCGCTGTGCCGCGGCGATCGAGGGCCCGCACGGCTGGCGGATGCTGCGTGGTGACGAGGTCGGGGCGCTGCTGGCCCAGCGACTGCTCGCCGGCGGCAAGCAAGGGGTCTACGCGACCTCGATCGTCTCCTCCTCGCTGCTGGGCAAGATGGCGGCGAAGGCGGGCCAGCCCTACCAGGAGACCCTCACCGGCTTCAAGTGGATCGGACGGCTGGAGGGCCTCGCCTACGGCTACGAGGAGGCGCTGGGCTACTGCGTGGACCCCGAGCACGTGCGCGACAAGGACGGCGTCTCGGCGCTGCTGCTGCTGTGCGCGGTGGCCGCGGCCGCCAAGGCCGAGGGACGCACCCTGGCCGACCTGCTCGACGACATCGCCGTGGAGCACGGCCTGCACGCCACCGACCAGCTCTCGGTGCGCTTCGCCGAGCTGGAGCAGATCGCCGCCACGATGGACCGGTTGCGCACCTCGCCGCCGACCACCCTGGGCGGCCTCGCCGTGGAGCGCGTCGAGGACCTCGCCCTGGGGTCGGCCGAGCTGCCGCCCACCGACGGACTGCGCTACACCCTCGCCGAGGGTGCCCGCGTCATCGTCCGTCCCAGCGGCACCGAGCCCAAGCTGAAGTGCTACCTCGAGGTGGTCATCGAGGTCTCCCCCGAGGATGGCGTGGACGCGGCCAGGATCGCGGCCGCGGGCCGCCTGGACGCCCTCAAGAACGACGTGAAGCTCGCCGCCGGCCTCTGA
- the deoC gene encoding deoxyribose-phosphate aldolase: MTATSASTTSAGQAGPDIGASFADVTGSEASLRRFLHGLPGVDQVGCEARAATLGTRSIKTTAKAQALDLAIRMVDLTTLEGMDTPGKVRALSSKAMRPDPADPTCPAAAAVCVYPDMVAVAKETLGDSGVHVASVATAFPSGRAALEVKLADTRTAVAAGADEIDMVIDRGAFLSGRYLSVFEEIVATREACVRPDGTEAHLKVIFETGELQTYDNVRRVSWLAMMAGAHFIKTSTGKVQPAATLPVTLIMAEAVRDFREQTGQMVGVKPAGGIRTSKDAIKYLVMVNETCGPDWLDPAWFRFGASTLLNDLLMQRTKMTTGRYSGPDYFTLD, from the coding sequence GTGACAGCCACTTCTGCCTCAACGACGAGCGCGGGCCAGGCAGGACCAGACATCGGCGCATCGTTCGCCGACGTCACCGGGTCCGAGGCCTCGCTGCGCCGCTTCCTCCACGGCCTCCCGGGCGTCGACCAGGTCGGTTGTGAGGCGCGAGCCGCCACCCTGGGCACCCGGTCGATCAAGACCACTGCCAAGGCCCAGGCCCTCGACCTCGCGATCCGGATGGTCGACCTGACCACCCTGGAGGGCATGGACACCCCCGGCAAGGTGCGCGCGCTGTCGTCCAAGGCGATGCGCCCGGACCCCGCGGACCCGACCTGCCCCGCGGCCGCCGCGGTCTGCGTCTACCCCGACATGGTCGCGGTGGCCAAGGAGACCCTGGGCGACTCGGGCGTGCACGTCGCCTCCGTCGCGACCGCCTTCCCCAGTGGGCGGGCCGCGCTGGAGGTCAAGCTGGCCGACACCCGGACCGCCGTCGCCGCCGGCGCCGACGAGATCGACATGGTGATCGACCGGGGCGCGTTCCTCTCCGGGCGCTACCTGTCGGTCTTCGAGGAGATCGTGGCCACCCGTGAGGCCTGCGTGCGCCCCGACGGCACCGAGGCCCACCTGAAGGTCATCTTCGAGACCGGCGAGCTGCAGACCTACGACAACGTCCGTCGGGTCAGCTGGCTGGCGATGATGGCCGGCGCCCACTTCATCAAGACCTCCACCGGCAAGGTCCAGCCCGCTGCCACCCTGCCGGTCACGCTGATCATGGCCGAGGCGGTGCGGGACTTCCGTGAGCAGACCGGGCAGATGGTCGGGGTGAAGCCCGCCGGCGGCATCCGGACCAGCAAGGACGCCATCAAGTACCTGGTGATGGTCAACGAGACCTGCGGCCCGGACTGGCTCGACCCGGCCTGGTTCCGCTTCGGGGCCTCCACGCTGCTCAACGACCTGCTGATGCAGCGCACCAAGATGACGACGGGCCGCTACTCCGGCCCCGACTACTTCACCCTCGACTGA
- a CDS encoding aldehyde dehydrogenase family protein: protein MVKVPEATTPAALFDYAPAPESRAILDIRPSYGLFVDGEFVDGHGASFKTVNPATEEVLAEVSAADASDVDAAVRAARRAYTRVWSRMSGRERAKYLYRIARIIQERARELAVLESIDNGKPIRESRDVDVPTAAAHFFYYAGWADKLEYAVPGNRDPRPLGVAGQVIPWNFPLLMLAWKIAPALAAGNTVVLKPAETTPLSALLFAEICQQADLPPGVVNIVTGAGETGRLLVAHPDVDKVAFTGSTAVGRDIARTIAGTDKRATLELGGKAANIVFDDAPIDQAVEGIVNGIFFNQGHVCCAGSRLLVQESIAEDLLARLKRRMATLRMGDPLDKNTDVGAINSSEQLSRIRELAEVGDSEGAERWQVSSDLPSKGFWFPPTIFTGVSQAHRIAREEIFGPVLSVLTFRTPTEAIEKANNTPFGLSAGVWSDKGSRILWAANQLRAGVVWANTFNKFDPTSPFGGYKESGYGREGGRHGLEGYLK, encoded by the coding sequence ATGGTCAAGGTTCCCGAAGCCACCACGCCCGCGGCGTTGTTCGACTACGCCCCCGCTCCCGAGTCCCGAGCGATCCTCGACATCCGGCCCTCCTACGGCCTGTTCGTCGACGGGGAGTTCGTCGACGGTCACGGAGCCTCGTTCAAGACGGTCAACCCGGCCACCGAGGAGGTGCTCGCCGAGGTCTCAGCCGCCGACGCGTCCGACGTGGACGCCGCGGTGCGGGCCGCCCGCCGCGCCTACACCCGCGTCTGGTCGCGGATGAGCGGCCGGGAGCGGGCCAAGTACCTCTACCGGATCGCCCGGATCATCCAGGAGCGGGCCCGCGAGCTGGCCGTCCTGGAGTCGATCGACAACGGCAAGCCGATCCGGGAGAGCCGCGACGTCGACGTCCCCACCGCGGCCGCGCACTTCTTCTACTACGCCGGCTGGGCCGACAAGCTCGAGTACGCCGTCCCGGGCAACCGGGACCCGCGCCCGCTGGGGGTCGCCGGGCAGGTCATCCCCTGGAACTTCCCGCTGCTGATGCTGGCCTGGAAGATCGCTCCGGCGCTGGCGGCCGGCAACACGGTGGTGCTCAAGCCCGCCGAGACGACGCCCCTGAGCGCGCTGCTCTTCGCCGAGATCTGCCAGCAGGCCGACCTTCCGCCCGGGGTGGTCAACATCGTGACCGGCGCCGGCGAGACCGGCCGACTGCTGGTCGCGCACCCCGACGTCGACAAGGTGGCCTTCACCGGATCCACCGCGGTCGGTCGGGACATCGCCCGGACGATCGCCGGCACCGACAAGCGGGCCACCCTGGAGCTGGGCGGCAAGGCCGCCAACATCGTCTTCGACGACGCTCCGATCGACCAGGCCGTCGAGGGCATCGTCAACGGCATCTTCTTCAACCAGGGCCACGTCTGCTGCGCCGGCTCCCGCCTGCTGGTGCAGGAGAGCATCGCCGAGGACCTGCTCGCCCGCCTCAAGCGCCGCATGGCGACGCTGCGCATGGGCGACCCCCTGGACAAGAACACCGACGTGGGCGCCATCAACTCCAGCGAGCAGCTCTCGCGGATCCGCGAGCTGGCCGAGGTCGGCGACAGCGAGGGCGCCGAGCGCTGGCAGGTCTCCAGCGACCTGCCGAGCAAGGGCTTCTGGTTCCCGCCGACCATCTTCACCGGCGTCTCCCAGGCACACCGCATCGCGCGGGAGGAGATCTTCGGCCCGGTGCTGTCGGTCCTGACGTTCCGCACGCCCACCGAGGCGATCGAGAAGGCCAACAACACCCCCTTCGGCCTCTCGGCCGGGGTGTGGAGCGACAAGGGCTCGCGCATCCTGTGGGCCGCCAACCAGCTGCGCGCCGGTGTGGTGTGGGCCAACACGTTCAACAAGTTCGACCCCACGTCGCCGTTCGGCGGCTACAAGGAGTCGGGCTACGGCCGCGAGGGCGGCCGCCACGGACTGGAGGGGTACCTCAAGTGA
- a CDS encoding aldehyde dehydrogenase family protein codes for MSTTNNGRAAVRKTWKLYIGGAFPRSESGYSYVVNDSKGTFVANAALASRKDARDAVTHARKAFAGWSSRTAYNRAQIVYRIAEVMEDRRPQFVETVRQSEGLSAKQADQVVDESIDRLVWYAGWADKITQVVGSANPVAGPYFNLSSPEPTGVVAVVAPQQSSLLGLVSVIAPVIVTGNTAVVLSSEARPLPAVTFAEVLATSDVPGGVVNILTGPYAGTAPWLAEHMDVNAVDLTGVAGDPEAATAYEVAAAENLKRVLRAPAAEPDWYADQGIDRMTTFLETKTVWHPIGI; via the coding sequence GTGAGCACGACCAACAACGGCCGCGCCGCGGTGCGCAAGACCTGGAAGCTCTACATCGGCGGGGCGTTCCCCCGGTCCGAGTCGGGCTACTCCTACGTCGTCAACGACTCGAAGGGGACCTTCGTGGCCAACGCAGCCCTGGCCTCGCGCAAGGACGCCCGCGACGCGGTGACCCACGCGCGCAAGGCGTTCGCCGGATGGTCGTCGCGGACGGCGTACAACCGCGCACAGATCGTCTACCGGATCGCGGAGGTGATGGAGGACCGACGTCCGCAGTTCGTCGAGACGGTCCGTCAGTCCGAGGGCCTCAGTGCCAAGCAGGCCGACCAGGTCGTCGACGAGTCCATCGACCGCCTGGTCTGGTACGCCGGCTGGGCGGACAAGATCACCCAGGTCGTGGGCAGCGCCAACCCGGTCGCCGGCCCTTACTTCAACCTCTCCTCCCCCGAGCCCACCGGCGTGGTCGCGGTGGTGGCACCGCAGCAGTCCTCGCTGCTGGGGCTGGTCTCGGTGATCGCCCCGGTCATCGTCACCGGCAACACTGCGGTGGTGCTCAGCTCCGAGGCGCGGCCGCTCCCGGCGGTGACGTTCGCCGAGGTGCTGGCCACCTCGGACGTGCCCGGCGGCGTGGTCAACATCCTCACCGGCCCGTACGCCGGCACCGCGCCCTGGCTGGCTGAGCACATGGACGTCAACGCCGTCGACCTGACCGGCGTCGCGGGCGACCCCGAGGCCGCGACGGCCTACGAGGTCGCGGCGGCGGAGAACCTCAAGCGGGTGCTGCGCGCGCCCGCTGCCGAGCCCGACTGGTACGCCGACCAGGGCATCGACCGGATGACGACGTTCCTGGAGACCAAGACCGTCTGGCACCCGATCGGCATCTGA
- a CDS encoding substrate-binding domain-containing protein — MRAGRHVQDVEEKGASPVLLVGALLAVIAAVGWLTMGGPLKGEEASAGSCQEPFDVKISVVPALRPALDQALEAISPENTCAQVEVVEESPAATSSSFAKNEGPDLWFADSSVRLSRLATSGVSTALLQESLASSPVGLATGPTAQGPASWRAALTSGRLLLNDPTVDAASALALTSAMAEALEKGSDPVEAQLSMIPQAQKFGARLVDGPVKSVDLADIDVDETQLVPVSEQTFLEARKTNASLTLVSAGTSAPVLDFPLAGAWDSNSTLKEYGQVLADWFTSEDGLRTLDGLGLRGPDLAPLTQASGLGEVTADEPPSEDLVLRTLGGWQVLSVPSSILAVFDASGSMDFPAGGGETRMQLASEAAVTALDLFPRHAKVGMWAFSINQGGNGQDWRQLAPTKRLNEQSQGQSHYDYLRDRIPTLLSITQGGTGLYDTTIDAYRAAVKDYDKNYFNAVILLSDGANDDPGSISLPKLLQELKESADPSRPVRIISVGIGTDADMPSLRRISEATGGQAFLAEDPRDMLDVFAKALLSR, encoded by the coding sequence ATGCGTGCTGGACGCCATGTGCAAGACGTCGAGGAGAAGGGCGCGTCGCCGGTCCTCCTCGTCGGAGCCCTTCTGGCGGTCATCGCGGCGGTCGGCTGGCTGACCATGGGCGGCCCGCTCAAGGGCGAGGAGGCCTCCGCCGGCAGCTGTCAGGAGCCCTTCGACGTCAAGATCAGCGTGGTGCCCGCCTTGCGGCCCGCCCTGGACCAGGCGCTCGAGGCCATCTCCCCGGAGAACACCTGCGCGCAGGTGGAGGTGGTCGAGGAGAGCCCGGCAGCAACGTCGAGCTCGTTCGCGAAGAACGAGGGCCCCGACCTGTGGTTCGCCGACTCCAGCGTGCGCCTCAGCCGGCTGGCCACCTCCGGGGTGAGCACCGCCCTGCTCCAGGAGTCCCTGGCCAGCTCCCCGGTGGGGCTCGCCACCGGGCCCACCGCCCAGGGCCCGGCGTCCTGGCGCGCCGCGCTGACCTCGGGACGGCTGCTGCTCAACGACCCGACCGTGGACGCCGCGTCCGCGCTGGCGCTCACCTCCGCGATGGCCGAGGCGCTCGAGAAGGGCTCCGACCCCGTCGAGGCGCAGCTCTCGATGATCCCGCAGGCGCAGAAGTTCGGCGCCCGCCTGGTCGACGGGCCGGTCAAGTCCGTGGACCTGGCCGACATCGACGTGGACGAGACCCAGCTGGTGCCGGTCTCGGAGCAGACCTTCCTGGAGGCGCGCAAGACCAATGCCTCGCTGACCCTGGTCTCGGCCGGCACCTCCGCCCCGGTGCTCGACTTCCCCCTGGCCGGCGCCTGGGACAGCAACAGCACGCTCAAGGAGTACGGCCAGGTCCTGGCCGACTGGTTCACCAGCGAGGACGGGCTGCGGACCCTGGACGGGCTCGGCCTGCGCGGGCCGGACCTGGCCCCCCTGACCCAGGCGAGCGGACTCGGTGAGGTCACCGCGGACGAGCCGCCGTCGGAGGACCTGGTGCTGCGCACCCTCGGCGGGTGGCAGGTGCTGAGCGTGCCGTCCTCGATCCTGGCCGTCTTCGACGCCTCGGGGTCGATGGACTTCCCGGCGGGCGGGGGCGAGACCCGGATGCAGCTGGCCTCGGAGGCCGCGGTCACGGCACTGGACCTGTTCCCCCGGCACGCCAAGGTCGGCATGTGGGCGTTCTCCATCAACCAGGGTGGGAACGGCCAGGACTGGCGGCAGCTGGCGCCCACCAAGCGACTCAACGAGCAGAGCCAGGGACAGTCGCACTACGACTACCTCAGGGACCGCATCCCCACCCTGCTCTCGATCACCCAGGGCGGGACGGGGCTCTACGACACCACGATCGACGCCTATCGGGCGGCGGTGAAGGACTACGACAAGAACTACTTCAACGCCGTGATCCTGCTCAGCGACGGCGCGAACGACGACCCCGGTTCGATCAGCCTGCCCAAGCTGCTGCAGGAGCTGAAGGAGTCGGCCGACCCGTCCCGGCCGGTGCGCATCATCTCGGTGGGGATCGGCACAGACGCCGACATGCCGTCACTGCGTCGGATCTCCGAGGCCACCGGGGGCCAGGCGTTCCTCGCCGAGGACCCCCGCGACATGCTCGACGTGTTCGCCAAGGCACTGCTGTCCCGCTAG
- a CDS encoding ATP-binding protein — MHARAIVLAGPSGAGKSRLAERLGLPVLRLDDFYKSGEDHTLPRIQGGANAGLIDWDDPASWHLQAALDAVEALCQAGVAEVPVYSIPHNASIGTRTLRLEGHRLFVAEGIFAAEVVPSCRDQDLLAAAFCVRQHPVLTFWRRLTRDLREHRKPPLVLLRRGTALLRDQRRVVEHAVSRGCRPVRPDEAFDEVSQMVVGTQLEPR; from the coding sequence GTGCATGCTCGAGCCATCGTCCTCGCCGGCCCCTCCGGTGCCGGCAAGTCCCGACTCGCAGAGCGCCTCGGACTCCCTGTCCTGCGCCTCGACGACTTCTACAAGTCCGGAGAGGACCACACCCTCCCACGCATCCAGGGTGGCGCCAATGCTGGGCTCATCGACTGGGACGACCCCGCGTCATGGCACCTGCAGGCGGCCCTGGACGCCGTCGAGGCGCTGTGCCAAGCGGGGGTGGCCGAGGTGCCGGTCTACTCCATCCCCCACAACGCCTCGATCGGCACCCGCACGCTGCGCCTGGAAGGCCACCGGCTGTTCGTCGCCGAGGGCATCTTCGCCGCCGAGGTGGTCCCCTCCTGCCGCGACCAGGACCTCCTCGCCGCCGCGTTCTGCGTGCGCCAGCATCCGGTGCTGACCTTCTGGCGTCGGCTGACCCGGGACCTGCGCGAGCACCGCAAGCCGCCACTGGTGCTGCTGCGCCGAGGTACGGCGCTGCTGCGCGACCAGCGCCGCGTGGTCGAGCACGCCGTCTCCCGCGGCTGCCGCCCGGTCCGTCCCGACGAGGCCTTCGACGAGGTCTCCCAGATGGTCGTGGGAACCCAGCTGGAGCCACGGTGA
- a CDS encoding adenosine deaminase, which produces MSITPPPSPDHSSAPAPAPRLPSREEVRRAPKVLLHDHLDGGLRPQTVVELAAEVGHELPAAEAEALGAWFTQSADSGSLERYLETFDHTVAVMQTAASLTRVARECVEDLAADGIVYAEVRYAPEQHGEAGLTLDEVVAAVQAGFDAGVAAADGRIVVRQLLTAMRHQARSMEIAELAVAWRDRGVAGFDIAGAEAGFPPTRHLDAFEYLQRENSHFTIHAGEGFGLPSIWEAIQWCGADRLGHGVRIIDDIRVADDGSVRLGPLAAYVRDKRIPLEMCPASNVQTGAVASIAEHPIGLLTRLRFRVTVNTDNRLMSGTSMTAEMFDLVEAFDYSLSDLRWFTLNAMKSAFLPFDQRLEIIDRVIKPGYDALLS; this is translated from the coding sequence ATGTCCATCACACCTCCCCCCTCCCCAGACCACTCGTCGGCCCCCGCGCCGGCGCCCCGCCTGCCGTCGCGCGAAGAGGTACGCCGCGCTCCCAAGGTCCTCCTGCACGACCACCTCGACGGTGGGCTGCGGCCGCAGACCGTGGTCGAGCTCGCCGCCGAGGTGGGCCACGAGCTGCCGGCCGCGGAAGCCGAGGCCCTCGGCGCCTGGTTCACCCAGTCCGCGGACTCCGGCAGCCTGGAGCGCTACCTGGAGACCTTCGACCACACCGTGGCGGTCATGCAGACCGCCGCGTCGCTGACCCGGGTGGCGCGCGAGTGCGTGGAGGACCTGGCGGCGGACGGGATCGTCTACGCCGAGGTGCGCTACGCCCCCGAGCAGCACGGCGAGGCAGGTCTGACCCTGGACGAGGTGGTGGCCGCGGTGCAGGCCGGCTTCGACGCCGGGGTGGCCGCCGCGGACGGGCGCATCGTGGTCCGCCAGCTGCTGACCGCGATGCGGCACCAGGCACGCTCGATGGAGATCGCCGAGCTGGCCGTGGCCTGGCGCGACCGCGGGGTCGCGGGCTTCGACATCGCCGGCGCGGAGGCGGGGTTCCCGCCCACCCGGCACCTCGACGCCTTCGAGTACCTGCAGCGGGAGAACAGCCACTTCACCATCCACGCCGGTGAGGGCTTCGGGCTGCCGTCGATCTGGGAGGCGATCCAGTGGTGCGGGGCGGACCGGTTGGGTCACGGCGTGCGCATCATCGACGACATCCGCGTCGCGGACGACGGATCGGTCCGCCTCGGACCGCTCGCCGCCTACGTCCGGGACAAGCGGATCCCGCTCGAGATGTGCCCCGCCTCCAACGTGCAGACCGGCGCGGTGGCCTCCATCGCCGAGCACCCGATCGGCCTGCTCACCCGGCTCCGGTTCCGGGTGACGGTCAACACCGACAACCGGCTGATGAGCGGCACCTCGATGACCGCGGAGATGTTCGACCTGGTGGAGGCGTTCGACTACTCCCTGAGCGACCTGCGCTGGTTCACGCTCAACGCGATGAAGTCGGCGTTCCTGCCGTTCGACCAGAGGCTGGAGATCATCGACCGGGTGATAAAGCCCGGGTACGACGCCCTCCTGAGCTGA